In one window of Gemmatimonadaceae bacterium DNA:
- a CDS encoding PqqD family protein translates to MSLPVPHPDVVARALPDGSVLVHPATEVYFGLNETGTVIWQALAAGADTEDSLVAAVRSRWPDAPRTDVTCHVRELLADLSIEGLVVDTVTSAG, encoded by the coding sequence ATGTCGCTTCCGGTTCCGCACCCCGACGTGGTTGCCCGCGCCCTGCCAGACGGCAGTGTCCTGGTCCATCCGGCCACCGAGGTCTACTTCGGCCTCAACGAGACCGGCACGGTGATCTGGCAGGCTCTTGCCGCCGGCGCCGACACCGAGGATTCCCTCGTGGCGGCCGTGCGCTCCCGATGGCCGGATGCGCCTCGTACCGACGTCACCTGCCACGTCCGCGAACTGCTGGCCGATCTCTCGATCGAAGGCCTCGTCGTGGACACGGTCACCTCGGCGGGGTGA